From a single Dehalococcoidales bacterium genomic region:
- a CDS encoding class I SAM-dependent methyltransferase, which translates to MAKDVLSEIHQYLQREDSGRLRYTRRAFRMLPTLDRPRILDIGCGLGGPTLQLARLSQGNIIGIDIDTPSLDEFTGRIKETGLSDRVKAVNCSMFDMDFPDESFDIIWAEGSIWRIGFEKGLREWRRFLSPNGFLVVHEMVWLRPNPPKAVHDYWTRFYAGITTVPDNMERVPGCGYDIIGHFALPENAWWREYYGPLQQHVKELRMKYADDPGSLAMLDREQREIDLYRQSQGWYGSAFFVMQKRPVSPTQDS; encoded by the coding sequence ATGGCCAAAGATGTCCTGTCCGAAATACACCAGTACCTTCAGAGAGAGGATTCGGGAAGGCTCAGGTACACCAGAAGAGCATTCCGAATGCTCCCCACACTGGATAGACCGCGTATACTGGATATTGGCTGTGGCCTGGGAGGACCGACTCTGCAACTTGCGCGGTTGAGTCAGGGAAACATAATCGGGATAGATATCGACACTCCTTCCCTGGACGAGTTCACGGGTAGAATTAAAGAGACCGGGCTTTCAGACCGTGTCAAGGCTGTCAACTGCTCCATGTTTGATATGGATTTCCCGGACGAGAGCTTCGACATCATCTGGGCTGAGGGTTCTATATGGCGAATCGGCTTTGAGAAAGGTCTCAGGGAGTGGCGAAGATTCCTTAGTCCCAATGGATTCCTGGTAGTCCACGAGATGGTCTGGCTACGTCCGAATCCCCCGAAAGCGGTTCACGATTACTGGACACGGTTCTATGCGGGAATAACCACTGTCCCTGATAACATGGAACGGGTCCCCGGCTGTGGTTATGACATTATCGGGCATTTTGCTCTCCCGGAGAATGCCTGGTGGAGGGAGTACTACGGCCCTCTGCAACAGCATGTCAAAGAGCTCCGCATGAAGTACGCCGACGACCCCGGATCCCTCGCGATGCTTGACAGGGAACAACGTGAAATAGACCTTTACAGGCAAAGCCAAGGATGGTACGGCTCAGCATTCTTCGTCATGCAGAAGAGACCGGTATCCCCTACGCAGGACAGCTAG